Proteins encoded in a region of the Suricata suricatta isolate VVHF042 chromosome 10, meerkat_22Aug2017_6uvM2_HiC, whole genome shotgun sequence genome:
- the C1QL3 gene encoding complement C1q-like protein 3 encodes MVLLLVILIPVLVSSAGTSAHYEMLGTCRMVCDPYGGTKAPSTAATPDRGLMQSLPTFIQGPKGEAGRPGKAGPRGPPGEPGPPGPVGPPGEKGEPGRQGLPGPPGAPGLNAAGAISAATYSTVPKIAFYAGLKRQHEGYEVLKFDDVVTNLGNHYDPTTGKFTCSIPGIYFFTYHVLMRGGDGTSMWADLCKNNQVRASAIAQDADQNYDYASNSVVLHLEPGDEVYIKLDGGKAHGGNNNKYSTFSGFIIYAD; translated from the exons ATGGTGCTGCTGCTGGTCATCCTCATCCCGGTGCTGGTGAGCTCGGCCGGCACGTCGGCGCACTACGAGATGCTGGGCACCTGCCGCATGGTCTGCGACCCCTACGGGGGCACGAAGGCGCCCAGCACGGCCGCCACGCCCGACCGCGGCCTCATGCAGTCCCTGCCCACCTTCATCCAGGGCCCCAAAGGCGAGGCCGGCAGGCCGGGGAAGGCGGGCCCGCGGGGGCCCCCCGGGGAGCCCGGGCCGCCGGGTCCCGTGGGCCCTCCGGGCGAGAAGGGCGAGCCCGGCCGCCAAGGCCTGCCGGGCCCGCCCGGGGCGCCCGGCCTGAACGCGGCCGGGGCCATCAGCGCCGCCACCTACAGCACGGTGCCCAAGATCGCCTTCTACGCCGGCCTCAAACGGCAGCACGAAGGCTACGAGGTGCTCAAGTTCGACGACGTGGTCACCAACCTCGGTAACCACTACGATCCCACCACGGGCAAGTTCACCTGTTCTATCCCGGGCATCTACTTCTTCACCTACCACGTCCTGATGCGCGGAGGGGACGGCACCAGCATGTGGGCTGATCTCTGCAAAAACAACCAG GTGCGTGCCAGCGCCATCGCCCAGGACGCGGATCAGAATTACGATTACGCCAGTAACAGTGTGGTTCTTCATTTGGAGCCAGGAGATGAAGTCTACATCAAATTAGATGGCGGGAAAGCCCACGGAGGAAATAACAACAAATACAGCACATTCTCTGGATTTATTATTTACGCTGACTGA